From the Bacteriovorax sp. Seq25_V genome, one window contains:
- a CDS encoding cation-translocating P-type ATPase, protein MSFQINQKVKGMTCAGCASTIEREASKVAGVLSCEVNFATESVAISTETEADFHKLQKKIKEIGYEIVDTLKEEKDDKTLMKFFISITLSILIFLFAMGPLMHVVSREVNWYIQFALTLPVWAWIGLPYLKAVWVLLKTLRSNMNTLIGVATTAAFTYSSFITFFNQKSIQIGLTQTVYFEAIGFIVSFVLLGQYFEHKAKKKAKEALDSLLNLTSKEATVLVDGVEVLKKMDEIVVGDILRVRPGEKLSVDGKIIKGQSSIDESMLTGESVPVLKKIDDNVFGGTINGESVIEYVATKVGKDTMVAHIIDFVESAQLNKPQIQKLADQVSAVFTPVVIVIAVITFILWFMLGPTPVWGNAISNFIAVLVIACPCALGLATPTAVVVATGKASLAGVLVGGGSVIEKANSINAVAFDKTGTITHGKPIVLSMEYFGDNEQDFLVAVSSIENYSEHPLAKSIVNYAKELGVQLDDPDSFEIVAGGGVRADYIGKEYLLGSHNFLESEGVEFEHQFDDHLLGTYVYVSVEKKCIARFVIGDKVKQSAKELISKLHELGIKTYLITGDNERIAAEVAREVGIDDFYANVKPLEKADYIQKIQKDYKVAMIGDGVNDAPALAKADLSLAMGTGADVAINASDVTISTGDIAKIYDLFILARGSMKIMKQNLGLSFVYNTALIPLAAGILYPFGGPLMPPILASIAMAMSSISVVLNSLRIRNLI, encoded by the coding sequence ATGAGCTTTCAGATAAATCAGAAAGTTAAAGGCATGACCTGTGCAGGTTGTGCTTCAACTATTGAGAGGGAGGCATCCAAAGTCGCTGGAGTACTATCATGTGAGGTTAACTTTGCGACTGAATCGGTTGCGATATCAACAGAGACAGAAGCGGATTTTCATAAGCTTCAGAAAAAAATTAAAGAGATTGGGTATGAGATTGTAGATACTTTAAAAGAAGAAAAAGATGATAAGACTTTGATGAAGTTTTTTATCTCAATCACTCTGAGTATTTTAATTTTCTTATTTGCTATGGGGCCACTTATGCATGTGGTGTCTAGAGAAGTGAATTGGTATATTCAATTTGCTTTAACCCTTCCTGTTTGGGCATGGATCGGGCTTCCATACCTCAAAGCCGTATGGGTACTTTTAAAAACTCTTCGTTCAAATATGAATACTCTGATAGGGGTTGCTACAACTGCTGCCTTTACTTATAGTTCATTCATTACATTCTTTAATCAAAAATCAATTCAGATTGGATTAACTCAGACGGTCTATTTTGAAGCTATCGGTTTTATTGTGAGCTTCGTTCTTCTTGGTCAATACTTTGAACACAAGGCGAAGAAAAAAGCGAAAGAGGCGCTTGATTCACTTCTAAACTTAACAAGTAAAGAGGCTACAGTTCTTGTTGATGGTGTTGAAGTTCTTAAGAAAATGGATGAAATTGTCGTTGGGGATATTCTTCGTGTTCGACCAGGTGAGAAACTTTCTGTCGATGGGAAAATTATTAAAGGACAATCGAGTATTGATGAGTCAATGCTAACTGGAGAGTCGGTTCCTGTTCTCAAAAAGATTGATGACAATGTTTTTGGTGGGACGATCAATGGAGAAAGTGTCATTGAGTATGTCGCAACAAAAGTTGGAAAAGATACCATGGTTGCACACATTATCGATTTTGTTGAAAGTGCACAATTAAATAAACCACAAATTCAGAAGCTTGCTGACCAAGTAAGTGCTGTTTTTACTCCTGTCGTAATTGTAATAGCAGTCATAACTTTCATACTATGGTTTATGCTTGGACCAACTCCTGTTTGGGGTAATGCCATTTCTAATTTTATCGCAGTTCTTGTTATTGCATGTCCATGTGCTCTAGGGCTTGCGACTCCTACCGCAGTTGTTGTAGCCACCGGGAAAGCCTCCTTGGCGGGAGTACTTGTAGGTGGGGGAAGTGTTATTGAAAAGGCAAACTCTATCAATGCTGTTGCTTTTGATAAGACAGGAACTATTACACATGGAAAGCCTATCGTTTTAAGTATGGAGTACTTTGGTGATAACGAACAAGATTTCCTTGTCGCGGTCAGCTCAATTGAAAATTACTCCGAACACCCACTTGCTAAGTCAATTGTAAACTACGCAAAGGAGTTGGGGGTACAACTTGATGATCCGGATTCATTTGAAATTGTTGCTGGAGGGGGAGTAAGAGCTGATTATATCGGAAAAGAATATCTTCTTGGTAGTCATAACTTTCTTGAGTCAGAAGGTGTGGAGTTTGAACATCAGTTTGACGATCATCTTTTAGGAACATATGTCTATGTTTCCGTTGAAAAGAAGTGTATTGCCCGTTTTGTCATTGGAGATAAAGTTAAGCAATCGGCTAAAGAGCTAATTTCAAAGCTACATGAACTTGGGATTAAGACATATCTTATCACTGGGGATAATGAGAGGATAGCAGCTGAAGTCGCTAGAGAAGTTGGAATCGATGATTTCTATGCCAATGTGAAGCCATTAGAAAAAGCAGATTATATTCAAAAGATTCAAAAAGATTATAAGGTTGCAATGATAGGAGATGGAGTAAATGATGCTCCGGCCCTGGCTAAGGCTGATCTCTCTCTCGCGATGGGAACAGGGGCAGATGTGGCAATTAACGCTAGTGATGTCACTATCTCGACAGGTGATATTGCTAAAATTTACGATCTATTCATTCTTGCTCGAGGGAGCATGAAAATTATGAAGCAGAACCTTGGGCTTTCTTTTGTTTATAATACGGCACTTATTCCTCTTGCTGCTGGGATCTTGTATCCTTTTGGTGGACCACTGATGCCTCCAATCCTCGCAAGTATCGCCATGGCAATGAGTAGTATCTCTGTTGTTTTAAATAGCTTACGTATAAGGAATTTAATATGA
- a CDS encoding metal-sensitive transcriptional regulator, producing the protein MNHHADHRKLVNRVKRIEGQVRGISSMIEEQKYCIDILTQIKASRSALKSLELEVLENHVGHCMMKASRSNDEKEIEEKIKEVMDLLKRSSKS; encoded by the coding sequence ATGAATCACCATGCGGATCACCGAAAATTAGTCAATAGAGTAAAGCGAATAGAGGGGCAGGTTCGTGGTATTTCTTCAATGATTGAGGAGCAGAAGTACTGTATCGACATTTTGACACAAATTAAGGCTTCACGAAGTGCATTAAAGTCTTTAGAGTTAGAGGTATTAGAAAATCATGTCGGCCATTGCATGATGAAGGCCTCAAGATCAAATGATGAAAAAGAGATTGAGGAAAAAATTAAAGAGGTAATGGACCTATTAAAGAGGTCCTCTAAGTCATAA
- a CDS encoding LysR family transcriptional regulator — protein MNRLNFNHFYYFYVVGKLGSIKEASNKLHVSQPTISDQLKLLEEYFDTKLFDRKSRSLTLTSHGEVAMKYAQKIFNLEKELTSQLKDQITLPKTSVDIGITQYMSHYFLHEMIFPLLGNENVAINMKEGERRYLLSDLDEGRVDILFTDSKEGIGENFTAYRIGVNKTFVVAHKKFKKFKNDFPNNLTEIPFFNYTEDSPLRHEIELFFMRNALNPRIIGEANDIDMLELVTKSGNAFTIVPEVSKKRFELNEDVITLGEIKELQTEVYAVVRSNYKGEGLKIIQKDKV, from the coding sequence ATGAATAGACTAAACTTCAATCATTTTTATTATTTCTACGTTGTTGGTAAGCTAGGCTCAATCAAGGAAGCTTCTAACAAGCTCCATGTTTCTCAACCAACGATCAGCGATCAGTTAAAACTTCTCGAAGAATACTTTGATACAAAACTTTTTGATAGGAAAAGTAGGTCGCTAACTTTAACTTCCCATGGTGAAGTTGCGATGAAATATGCCCAAAAAATTTTTAATTTAGAAAAAGAATTAACAAGTCAGTTAAAAGATCAAATCACACTACCAAAGACTTCTGTTGATATTGGTATTACTCAGTATATGTCCCATTATTTTCTTCATGAGATGATTTTTCCTCTTCTTGGAAATGAGAATGTGGCCATAAATATGAAAGAAGGTGAGAGACGTTATCTTCTTTCAGATCTCGATGAAGGTCGAGTTGATATTCTCTTCACTGACTCCAAAGAGGGGATCGGGGAAAATTTCACTGCATATCGAATCGGTGTTAATAAAACTTTTGTTGTCGCCCATAAGAAATTTAAAAAATTTAAAAATGATTTCCCAAATAACTTAACTGAGATTCCATTTTTTAACTACACAGAAGATTCGCCGCTTAGACATGAGATTGAGCTATTCTTTATGAGAAATGCACTTAATCCACGTATCATTGGTGAAGCCAATGATATAGATATGCTAGAACTTGTGACCAAGAGTGGAAATGCATTTACAATCGTACCTGAAGTCTCGAAGAAACGTTTTGAGCTCAATGAAGATGTAATCACACTTGGAGAGATCAAGGAATTACAAACTGAGGTTTATGCCGTTGTTAGATCAAACTACAAAGGCGAGGGTCTTAAAATCATTCAAAAAGATAAGGTTTAA
- a CDS encoding RNA polymerase sigma factor codes for MEEIRNLNDEKLMNLYAAGEYEAFEILYSRYKTKISSYLNRKVFNQDMREEVFQDIFMKLHRTRSQYSDQYLFAQWIFTITRTTVLDYLKKKKISTVDFFENELVCKNVEKEVEIDLESLSDREKAIIEMRYFSDHDYEEIAQKLNLSTSNVRKIASRAIAALKGKKV; via the coding sequence ATGGAAGAGATTAGAAATTTAAATGATGAAAAGTTAATGAATCTCTACGCAGCTGGTGAGTATGAAGCCTTTGAAATACTCTACTCTCGCTATAAGACAAAAATCTCTTCTTATTTAAATAGAAAGGTTTTTAATCAAGATATGAGAGAAGAAGTTTTTCAAGACATTTTTATGAAGCTTCATCGCACGAGAAGTCAATATAGTGATCAGTATCTTTTCGCTCAATGGATTTTTACTATTACAAGAACGACTGTCCTTGATTACTTAAAGAAGAAAAAGATTTCTACCGTTGATTTTTTTGAGAATGAGCTGGTATGTAAGAACGTGGAAAAGGAAGTAGAGATTGATCTTGAGTCACTCTCTGATCGTGAAAAAGCAATTATAGAGATGAGATACTTCTCTGATCACGATTATGAAGAGATTGCTCAAAAACTTAATCTCTCGACATCCAATGTTCGAAAGATTGCTTCGAGGGCGATTGCCGCACTAAAGGGTAAGAAGGTATAA
- a CDS encoding serine protease codes for MKKLLAILILCQSMCFAEIFGVDDRLEAFEEMPSVLRQNLRSSVALVPKNRLSITDNGVSILSNSLAETLRMCENSRFSNQPLLANCSGSLVGNDTVLTAAHCLPDDKQESCDEYYYVFDYEVGGDGKVKTLKKENIFECQKIIHHDFDTFFSKTGLDLALVKLKRAVSDRTPYKVNFSEISNGDEIFMIGYPLGAPKKVSHGATVKDSPFKNSFSSDLDTFSVNSGSPIFDRNTGDLIGVLVRGTGANLRSVGQCNDWSYAEESGFADGNNLLSIKEILEGIND; via the coding sequence ATGAAAAAACTATTAGCTATTTTAATACTTTGTCAGTCCATGTGCTTTGCTGAAATCTTTGGTGTTGATGATCGTTTAGAGGCCTTTGAAGAGATGCCATCTGTGCTTCGTCAAAATCTTCGCTCATCTGTCGCACTCGTCCCCAAAAATCGTTTGAGTATAACGGATAATGGTGTTTCTATTCTATCTAATAGCTTAGCGGAGACATTGAGAATGTGCGAAAACTCTCGATTTAGTAATCAGCCATTACTTGCAAACTGTTCTGGAAGTTTGGTTGGTAATGATACTGTTTTGACCGCAGCACATTGTCTTCCTGACGATAAACAAGAAAGTTGTGATGAGTATTACTATGTTTTTGATTATGAAGTAGGGGGGGATGGTAAAGTCAAAACTTTGAAAAAAGAGAATATTTTCGAATGCCAGAAAATCATTCACCATGATTTTGATACCTTCTTTTCTAAAACAGGACTAGATCTTGCGCTTGTTAAGCTTAAAAGAGCTGTGAGTGATCGAACTCCTTATAAAGTAAACTTTAGTGAAATTTCAAATGGGGATGAAATATTTATGATAGGATATCCTTTAGGAGCTCCTAAAAAAGTATCTCATGGGGCAACTGTTAAAGACAGTCCTTTTAAAAATAGCTTTAGTAGTGATCTGGATACCTTTAGTGTGAATTCTGGCTCCCCAATATTTGATAGGAATACTGGTGATCTTATAGGTGTTCTTGTTCGTGGCACTGGTGCTAATCTTAGATCTGTAGGACAGTGTAATGACTGGAGCTATGCTGAGGAAAGTGGGTTTGCAGATGGTAATAATCTGCTATCAATAAAGGAGATACTAGAAGGGATTAATGATTAA
- a CDS encoding ABC transporter substrate-binding protein, with protein sequence MIKWLLILFSLSVFAREKITLGTFNIPEFVTSKDSGAFVDLVREIGNRLDLDIEIVLRPPRRTLSSFASEQLDGYFPALDGFNQNLKTSDTTPFYYKKDFFFSYEEVKNLKGKTVCLTAGYPYEKSLLENKELNLIYTHSDQTCLQMLIKKRADFFVCELHSGVAALRDSGIREIHIFPQAISKLDVFFSFQDSIKGRRLSKLFSAEINRMRKDKKLSNFFEKSTKYVSEYVKFGYDPTIK encoded by the coding sequence ATGATTAAGTGGTTACTTATTCTATTTTCACTTTCAGTGTTTGCGCGAGAAAAAATTACTCTTGGCACTTTTAATATTCCAGAGTTTGTCACTTCAAAAGATAGCGGAGCATTTGTTGACCTTGTGAGAGAAATCGGAAATCGCTTAGATCTTGACATTGAAATTGTACTTCGCCCTCCAAGAAGGACATTGTCATCATTTGCCTCTGAACAGTTAGATGGGTACTTTCCTGCTCTTGATGGGTTCAATCAAAATTTAAAAACGAGCGACACAACTCCATTCTATTACAAAAAAGACTTCTTCTTCTCATATGAAGAAGTTAAAAACCTTAAGGGTAAGACTGTATGTCTTACTGCTGGTTATCCTTATGAAAAATCACTATTGGAGAATAAGGAACTTAATCTTATCTACACTCATTCAGATCAAACATGCCTACAGATGCTAATAAAGAAGCGAGCTGACTTCTTTGTCTGTGAACTACACTCTGGGGTCGCAGCGTTGAGAGATAGTGGGATAAGAGAGATACATATTTTCCCACAGGCCATTTCAAAACTTGATGTCTTCTTTTCATTTCAGGATAGTATTAAAGGCAGAAGACTTTCAAAGCTATTTAGTGCTGAGATTAACAGAATGAGAAAAGACAAGAAACTTTCAAATTTCTTTGAAAAATCAACTAAATACGTCTCTGAGTATGTCAAATTTGGCTATGATCCGACCATAAAGTAG
- a CDS encoding TolC family protein gives MILKIVILTFSTSCLWAFSFKDGVKQIITHDSVEALSFQAKALEFEGEKQGSWGDPIVKLAAKNYPVDNFSDDKSPMTGLEISVAQKIALTNKYGKLNAALNQMSQAKKFDVENKKQELVKLYWEILIDIRKLDEEVVIISENKNWIDGILKASQQLYRNGKINQQTLLDIQIRKSELETSISNKQFELQEQYDRLSYLLSSNSRRLDKRSVPWSSLEKVGAKTEDSKELSLKSMLNSKKQVLAASKLNYVPDITFSLGYTKRANIDKQGDFASAMISFPLPFSDKTSASYGQAVEEENNIKYQLKNYNRFKESEEKRIKNQIKKIKNELGILDSKTIRFAQNSKKISSKSYTLGDTSYVELLQAELKLQNLLLMKSSLKAALAKNQVMYKFIIGDNLYE, from the coding sequence ATGATTTTAAAAATAGTAATATTAACTTTTTCGACTTCCTGCCTCTGGGCATTTTCATTTAAAGATGGTGTAAAACAAATAATTACACACGACAGTGTTGAAGCATTGTCTTTTCAAGCAAAAGCACTTGAGTTTGAAGGGGAAAAACAAGGATCATGGGGTGATCCAATAGTAAAGCTTGCTGCAAAGAATTATCCTGTCGATAATTTTTCTGATGATAAAAGTCCGATGACCGGTTTAGAAATATCTGTCGCTCAAAAGATAGCTTTAACAAATAAATATGGAAAGTTAAATGCAGCTTTAAACCAAATGTCGCAGGCGAAAAAATTTGATGTCGAAAACAAGAAACAAGAACTTGTTAAACTTTACTGGGAAATTTTAATCGACATAAGAAAGCTTGATGAAGAAGTTGTCATCATTTCTGAAAATAAAAATTGGATAGATGGTATCCTTAAGGCCTCACAACAACTCTATCGTAATGGAAAGATAAATCAACAAACTCTTCTTGATATCCAAATAAGAAAGTCAGAGCTTGAAACTTCGATAAGTAACAAACAATTTGAATTACAGGAACAATATGATCGTTTAAGCTATTTACTTAGTTCTAATAGTCGCAGGCTAGATAAGAGATCAGTTCCATGGTCGAGCTTAGAGAAAGTTGGTGCAAAAACTGAAGATTCAAAAGAATTGAGTTTGAAATCAATGTTGAACTCAAAGAAACAAGTTCTAGCTGCCTCAAAGTTAAACTACGTGCCAGATATTACTTTTTCTCTAGGATATACCAAACGGGCCAATATTGATAAACAAGGAGATTTTGCATCTGCAATGATCTCATTTCCATTACCGTTCTCTGATAAAACAAGTGCCTCTTATGGGCAGGCCGTGGAGGAAGAGAATAATATTAAATATCAGCTTAAAAACTACAATCGTTTTAAAGAGAGTGAAGAAAAACGAATTAAAAACCAAATCAAAAAAATTAAAAATGAGTTGGGTATCTTAGATTCTAAAACAATTCGTTTTGCACAAAACTCAAAGAAAATATCTTCTAAGTCTTACACTTTGGGGGATACTTCATACGTTGAATTACTACAAGCAGAACTAAAGCTTCAAAATTTATTGTTGATGAAAAGTAGCCTCAAGGCTGCGCTCGCCAAAAATCAAGTAATGTACAAATTTATAATTGGAGATAACCTCTATGAATAA
- a CDS encoding efflux RND transporter periplasmic adaptor subunit, which translates to MNKIFLVIIPLLFLVFSCDKKAITEMNESEHKHEEVYYTCAMHPQIKEKAPGKCPICHMNLTKVVKSKTEQEVKKVAPTKKWACENYPDVTSDVEGPCPLDGTPMILVSNHESASSIVAKLKLQKSTLAHFSPSFFPVTKMVMNKKIRLLGTVLQSEDKESSIPARVGGRVEKVYIKSTGSFVKSGAPVIEIYSPKLITAGEEYLIAKRSFQKSATKEFREMIKQSEQRLQLWGIKPQQYEEWFKRGEVPKSITLFSEATGIVRKKNATVGKYFQEGQNFFELSDLSEVWVEMDVYEHDAGLVEMGQVATLAFTSIPGEKVEGEIDFISPVLSLQSRTLKIRTTIKNTQGKLKPGMLADAIVDIKFKGMPLVVPRSAVIDTGRRKVVWLKVSDSEFQAKEIESGLESEGYIEVKSGLEEGEEVVVDGNFLLDAQAQLFGGYVDFGGQL; encoded by the coding sequence ATGAATAAGATTTTTTTAGTAATTATTCCACTTCTTTTCCTTGTGTTCTCTTGTGATAAGAAAGCTATAACAGAAATGAATGAGAGTGAGCATAAGCATGAAGAAGTTTACTATACATGTGCTATGCATCCTCAGATTAAGGAAAAAGCTCCAGGGAAATGTCCAATATGCCATATGAACCTCACAAAAGTTGTAAAGTCTAAAACTGAGCAGGAAGTAAAGAAAGTTGCACCAACTAAAAAATGGGCATGTGAAAACTATCCTGATGTTACTAGTGATGTTGAAGGACCTTGTCCACTTGATGGTACTCCAATGATTCTAGTTTCTAATCATGAAAGTGCTTCTTCAATTGTCGCAAAGCTTAAGCTACAGAAATCTACGCTTGCTCACTTTTCGCCATCTTTTTTTCCAGTGACTAAAATGGTGATGAATAAGAAAATTCGTTTGCTTGGAACAGTTCTTCAGTCTGAAGATAAAGAAAGTAGTATTCCTGCGAGAGTTGGGGGAAGGGTTGAGAAAGTCTATATCAAGTCGACTGGTAGCTTTGTAAAGTCAGGTGCACCAGTTATAGAGATTTATAGTCCAAAGCTTATTACTGCAGGAGAAGAATATCTTATAGCAAAAAGATCATTTCAAAAATCTGCAACAAAAGAATTTAGAGAAATGATTAAGCAAAGCGAGCAGCGTCTACAACTTTGGGGGATTAAACCTCAGCAGTATGAAGAATGGTTCAAGCGAGGTGAGGTACCTAAGAGCATAACACTTTTCTCCGAAGCAACTGGTATTGTACGAAAGAAAAATGCAACAGTTGGTAAATACTTTCAAGAAGGACAAAATTTCTTTGAATTATCTGATCTATCCGAAGTTTGGGTAGAAATGGATGTTTATGAACATGATGCAGGACTTGTCGAAATGGGACAAGTGGCAACGCTTGCATTTACTTCAATTCCTGGGGAAAAGGTAGAGGGCGAGATTGATTTTATTAGCCCAGTATTAAGTCTTCAGTCTCGTACATTAAAGATTAGAACTACAATTAAAAATACTCAAGGAAAGCTTAAGCCAGGAATGCTTGCAGATGCAATAGTAGATATAAAGTTTAAAGGAATGCCACTGGTTGTACCAAGAAGTGCTGTGATTGATACTGGACGAAGAAAAGTTGTGTGGCTAAAAGTTAGTGATAGCGAGTTTCAGGCCAAAGAAATTGAAAGTGGTCTCGAGTCTGAGGGATATATTGAAGTTAAATCAGGTTTAGAAGAAGGTGAAGAAGTTGTTGTTGATGGTAATTTTCTTCTCGATGCTCAGGCACAGTTGTTTGGTGGTTATGTGGACTTTGGTGGGCAATTATGA